The Lewinellaceae bacterium genome includes a region encoding these proteins:
- the ettA gene encoding energy-dependent translational throttle protein EttA gives MADYKIIFSMEGVSKVYPPNKQVLKNIWLSFFYGAKIGVLGLNGSGKSTLLKIIAGLDQNYQGNISFDGTYKIGYLEQEPELDDSKTARQIVEEGVKEIMEVMAEYEAINLRLGEPLENDEMMELIDKQGVLMEKLDHHNAWEIDNKINTAMEALRCPPDDAPVKVLSGGERRRIALARLLLSNPDILLLDEPTNHLDVESVDWLEQYLKSFPGTVIAVTHDRYFLDNVAGWILELDRGEGIPWKGNYSSWLDQKATRLEQEEKTESKKRKTLQRELDWIRMSPKARQSKGKARLSAYEKLADEGAKEKEQKLELYIPPGPRLGDQVIDVENISKSFGDRMLFENLSFSIPKNAIVGIIGPNGVGKSTLFKILMGREKPDTGTVKIGHTVQLAYVDQSHEQLQDKQKTVYEIVSQGVEILDIGGISVNARAYISRFNFGGSDQQKKLDILSGGERNRVQLAMTLKEGGNVLLLDEPTNDIDVNTLRALEDAVDNFAGCALVISHDRWFIDRLATHILSFEDEAEVIFFEGNYTQYEEMKKAKWGDNPPKRPKFKNVINR, from the coding sequence ATGGCTGATTATAAAATCATCTTTTCGATGGAGGGCGTATCCAAAGTTTACCCTCCCAATAAACAAGTCCTCAAAAACATCTGGCTGAGTTTTTTCTACGGTGCCAAGATCGGAGTGCTGGGTCTGAATGGCTCCGGAAAATCCACTTTACTCAAGATCATTGCCGGCCTGGATCAGAATTACCAGGGCAATATTAGCTTTGACGGCACCTATAAAATCGGGTATCTCGAACAGGAACCGGAGTTGGACGATAGTAAAACCGCTCGTCAGATTGTGGAAGAAGGGGTAAAGGAAATCATGGAGGTGATGGCAGAATACGAAGCCATCAATCTCAGGCTCGGAGAACCACTGGAGAATGATGAGATGATGGAATTGATTGATAAACAAGGTGTTTTGATGGAAAAACTCGATCATCACAACGCCTGGGAGATCGACAATAAGATCAATACGGCCATGGAGGCTCTGCGTTGTCCGCCGGATGATGCACCGGTAAAAGTACTTTCAGGAGGGGAACGTCGCCGGATCGCCCTGGCCAGGCTGTTACTCAGCAATCCCGATATCCTTTTGCTGGATGAGCCTACCAACCACCTGGATGTGGAATCCGTGGACTGGCTGGAGCAATATTTGAAGAGTTTCCCGGGAACGGTAATCGCTGTGACTCACGATCGTTATTTTCTCGATAACGTGGCGGGCTGGATTCTCGAACTCGATAGGGGAGAGGGTATTCCCTGGAAAGGTAATTATTCTTCCTGGCTGGATCAGAAAGCTACCAGGCTGGAGCAGGAGGAAAAGACCGAAAGCAAAAAGCGCAAAACGCTGCAGCGGGAATTGGACTGGATCAGGATGTCTCCCAAAGCTCGTCAGTCAAAAGGTAAAGCCCGTTTGAGCGCTTACGAAAAACTCGCTGACGAAGGCGCCAAAGAAAAAGAACAAAAACTCGAATTGTACATTCCGCCGGGGCCGCGCCTGGGCGACCAGGTGATCGATGTGGAAAATATTTCCAAATCTTTTGGTGACCGGATGCTTTTTGAAAATCTAAGCTTTAGCATTCCCAAAAATGCCATTGTCGGGATCATCGGCCCGAATGGGGTAGGAAAAAGTACCCTTTTTAAGATACTCATGGGGCGGGAAAAGCCCGATACCGGAACGGTAAAGATCGGGCATACCGTTCAGTTGGCTTATGTCGATCAGTCGCATGAGCAATTACAGGACAAGCAAAAAACCGTGTACGAGATCGTTTCTCAGGGGGTTGAAATACTTGACATTGGCGGTATTTCCGTCAATGCGCGGGCTTATATAAGCCGATTCAACTTCGGGGGCAGCGACCAGCAAAAAAAATTGGATATTCTGTCAGGAGGAGAACGCAACCGCGTGCAATTGGCCATGACCCTCAAAGAAGGGGGCAACGTACTGCTGCTGGATGAGCCTACCAACGATATTGACGTAAACACTCTGCGTGCCCTCGAAGATGCTGTTGATAATTTCGCCGGTTGTGCCCTGGTCATTTCCCACGACAGGTGGTTTATCGATAGATTGGCGACACACATTTTATCGTTTGAAGATGAAGCCGAAGTGATCTTTTTCGAAGGCAACTATACTCAATATGAAGAAATGAAAAAGGCTAAATGGGGAGATAATCCGCCAAAACGGCCTAAGTTCAAGAATGTGATCAATCGGTAG
- a CDS encoding DUF3089 domain-containing protein → MQKPYFFLIIVLGLGMSSCKTLYPTYPENQPVPSTDYSNLDHWAAHPDKTDPADSVPGQEALSDQSDLPVDVFFLHPTIYTKFKGDHKWNASLDDASMNKSVDESTILYQASAFNKVGRVFAPRYRQAHIYGYTTGDKAAALEAFAIAYKDVKEAFEYYMEHYNNGRPIIIAGHSQGSTHAITLLTEFFDGKPLQSQLVAAYLLGMPVTQDHFHSITPCQDSTETGCFISWRTFKQGYLPKKWPVGDSIVVTNPLSWKTDDQYMPKSANAGGVLYGFNRILPHLADAQVHDGVLWATKPKFRGSFLYWNPNFHPADINFYYFNIQHNAEQRVEAFLGRE, encoded by the coding sequence ATGCAGAAACCATATTTTTTCCTGATTATTGTTCTTGGACTGGGAATGTCCTCCTGTAAAACGCTCTACCCGACATACCCGGAAAACCAGCCCGTTCCTTCCACCGATTATTCAAATTTAGACCACTGGGCGGCTCATCCCGATAAAACGGATCCTGCCGACAGCGTACCCGGCCAGGAGGCATTGAGCGATCAGTCCGATTTGCCAGTTGATGTATTTTTTTTGCACCCTACCATTTACACCAAATTCAAAGGAGATCATAAATGGAACGCTTCCCTGGATGACGCTTCCATGAATAAATCGGTTGACGAGAGTACCATTCTCTACCAGGCCAGTGCGTTCAATAAGGTGGGCAGGGTGTTTGCCCCACGATACCGCCAGGCACATATTTACGGCTATACCACCGGGGACAAAGCTGCGGCCCTGGAAGCTTTTGCCATTGCTTACAAAGATGTAAAAGAGGCTTTTGAATATTATATGGAACACTATAATAACGGGCGCCCCATTATCATTGCCGGTCACAGCCAGGGTTCCACCCATGCCATTACCCTGTTGACTGAATTTTTTGATGGTAAACCCCTGCAAAGTCAACTGGTCGCGGCCTATTTGCTCGGCATGCCGGTAACCCAAGATCATTTTCATTCCATAACCCCTTGTCAGGATAGTACGGAAACAGGCTGTTTCATTTCCTGGCGTACCTTTAAGCAAGGGTATTTGCCTAAAAAATGGCCTGTAGGTGATTCCATTGTTGTGACCAACCCATTGAGTTGGAAAACAGATGATCAGTACATGCCTAAATCTGCCAATGCCGGCGGCGTTCTCTATGGTTTCAACAGGATACTGCCTCATCTCGCCGATGCTCAGGTTCATGATGGGGTTTTGTGGGCCACAAAGCCAAAGTTCAGGGGCAGCTTTCTTTATTGGAACCCGAATTTCCATCCTGCGGATATTAATTTTTATTATTTTAATATACAGCATAATGCGGAGCAAAGGGTTGAAGCCTTTCTCGGCAGAGAGTGA
- a CDS encoding DUF4197 domain-containing protein — protein sequence MMLKRIMFTLMMLPFLFQANAQFKGALDKAKNKVEQTLSGGGALSQEEIGNGLKEALDAGVGEAVDFLSAEDGYYKTAYKILLPEEAQKVTAKLRAVPGWSNVEQTLEEKMNRAAEIAVQKAKPIFVSAIKQMTFKDAMNILMGEKNAATAYLHKTTYQSLFNEFMPVIQSALDEVNAREYWRTAVGAYNKIPFVTKTNPELDSHVTQKALVGLFDLVEKKEASIRTNVGDRKTDLLKKVFAKQD from the coding sequence ATGATGTTAAAAAGAATTATGTTTACCCTGATGATGTTGCCTTTTCTTTTTCAGGCCAATGCACAGTTTAAAGGTGCTCTGGATAAGGCCAAAAATAAAGTGGAGCAAACCCTTTCCGGAGGAGGTGCCCTTTCCCAGGAAGAAATTGGCAACGGTCTAAAAGAAGCCCTGGATGCAGGGGTAGGAGAGGCCGTGGATTTTCTCTCCGCTGAAGACGGTTATTACAAAACGGCTTACAAAATCCTGCTTCCGGAGGAAGCCCAAAAAGTCACCGCAAAACTGCGTGCCGTTCCGGGATGGTCGAATGTGGAGCAAACCCTCGAAGAAAAAATGAACCGGGCCGCTGAAATTGCCGTGCAGAAGGCCAAACCCATCTTCGTCAGTGCCATCAAACAAATGACTTTCAAGGATGCCATGAATATCCTGATGGGCGAAAAGAATGCGGCCACCGCTTACCTGCACAAAACGACCTATCAATCCTTATTTAATGAATTTATGCCGGTGATCCAATCGGCCCTGGATGAGGTCAATGCGCGGGAATATTGGCGTACAGCCGTCGGGGCGTACAACAAAATTCCATTTGTGACCAAGACAAACCCAGAACTGGACAGCCATGTGACCCAGAAAGCATTGGTGGGCCTGTTCGACCTGGTGGAAAAGAAAGAAGCCTCCATCCGTACCAATGTCGGGGACCGTAAAACCGATCTTTTGAAAAAAGTTTTTGCAAAACAGGACTGA
- a CDS encoding gliding motility-associated C-terminal domain-containing protein gives MKYLHKESTDSYLLFNALPRLNQIPSSMYFALKTIRILSLITCCTTYLSGQAPFYLNGSAIASNDSCYQLTSDVNWQVGSIWNGEKVNLNESFLVAVNLFLGCKDEDGADGIVFGLQPLNTSIGTAGGDMGFGDVEPSLGVEFDNFQNVDYGDPIFDHIAIVRDGRMQHNIPGGTLAGPVQANVNNPNVEDCAYHKMEVAWDANTQTLSVFFDCELRLSYTGDIVNEIFSGDPLVFWGFTSATGGLNNIQEICFSYTTFLDELADQTLCPGSAIQLEAIGGTSYQWSPSEGLSDPNIANPIASPAETTLYTVEIMDDCGNTFYDDVLITIDNDQFEVEIINASGNISEVPLGVESTLSANVVPDDGGNYTYLWSSTLGSISSSLSDSSVISTPDQIGTETITVQVTSENGCTGEASVSFEVVGIFYAIPNVFTPNGDEFNDVFKVYHVDAGIKVSSMSVYNRWGQKVFETSNDSAWDGTYKGEPAQSDVYIYHAVLELNGDLIEESGEVTLLR, from the coding sequence ATGAAATATTTACACAAAGAATCAACTGACAGCTATTTACTCTTTAATGCTCTGCCTCGCTTAAATCAGATACCATCTAGTATGTATTTTGCTTTAAAAACGATAAGGATTTTGAGTCTAATAACCTGTTGTACAACTTATTTAAGTGGGCAAGCTCCATTTTACCTAAATGGAAGTGCCATCGCCTCTAATGATAGTTGTTATCAACTCACTTCCGATGTAAATTGGCAGGTGGGGTCAATTTGGAATGGAGAAAAAGTAAACCTAAACGAATCCTTTTTAGTAGCAGTTAATTTGTTTTTAGGCTGTAAGGATGAAGATGGAGCGGATGGAATAGTATTTGGTTTGCAACCTTTAAACACTTCTATCGGTACAGCCGGAGGCGATATGGGTTTTGGCGATGTGGAACCATCATTAGGAGTAGAATTTGACAATTTTCAAAATGTAGATTATGGCGACCCTATCTTCGATCACATAGCAATTGTTCGTGATGGCAGAATGCAACACAATATTCCTGGTGGCACTCTGGCAGGCCCTGTCCAGGCTAATGTTAATAATCCTAATGTTGAGGATTGCGCGTATCATAAAATGGAGGTTGCCTGGGATGCTAACACGCAAACGTTGTCCGTTTTTTTTGATTGTGAGCTTCGGTTAAGTTACACAGGAGATATTGTAAATGAGATATTTAGTGGAGACCCTTTGGTTTTCTGGGGCTTCACATCTGCCACGGGAGGATTAAATAACATTCAGGAAATCTGCTTTTCCTATACTACATTTCTTGATGAATTAGCGGATCAGACGCTGTGTCCCGGATCAGCAATTCAATTGGAAGCCATTGGTGGAACATCCTATCAGTGGTCACCTTCTGAGGGTTTATCTGATCCAAATATTGCCAACCCAATCGCCTCCCCTGCGGAAACTACATTATATACGGTAGAAATTATGGACGATTGCGGTAACACTTTCTATGATGATGTTTTGATCACTATTGACAATGATCAGTTTGAAGTAGAAATAATAAACGCTTCAGGAAACATATCAGAAGTTCCATTAGGTGTCGAATCTACCTTAAGTGCAAATGTGGTTCCTGATGATGGTGGAAACTATACCTACCTGTGGTCTTCAACTTTGGGGAGTATTTCTTCCAGCCTCTCAGATAGTTCGGTAATCAGTACGCCTGATCAAATAGGGACCGAGACCATTACTGTTCAGGTTACGTCAGAAAATGGTTGTACTGGAGAAGCCAGTGTTAGCTTTGAAGTGGTAGGAATATTTTATGCAATACCCAATGTCTTCACTCCCAATGGAGACGAATTTAATGATGTATTCAAGGTTTACCATGTTGATGCAGGCATTAAGGTTTCCTCTATGAGCGTATATAATCGTTGGGGACAAAAGGTATTTGAAACATCAAACGATAGTGCCTGGGATGGTACCTATAAGGGCGAACCAGCCCAATCTGATGTTTATATTTATCATGCCGTTTTAGAATTAAACGGAGATTTGATTGAAGAATCAGGAGAGGTTACCCTCTTGAGATAA
- a CDS encoding molybdopterin-dependent oxidoreductase translates to MGHKKPSFIEKIAEKLKIIPDLHGDWGTPADRLTEEGDLTNFPPHEQWNDWVEYEAKSWPLRDKKHYSIVPTTCFNCESACGLTAFIDKETNTIRKLEGNPYHPGSRGRNCAKGPATINQLTDPDRILYPLKRKGKRGDGEWERITWDQALDEIAGKIRKALQEGRQNQVAYHVGRPGHEGYADRVLKAWGIDGHNSHTNICSAGARTGYALWYGHDRPSPDHTNAKVILLISAHLESGHYFNPHAQRIIEGKMKGAKLVTMDPRLSNTASMSDYWMPTYPGSEVAILLAWIKILLVEGYYNRAYMEKWVNWDEYLENVHPEAERTFDTFIEKLIEEYQEFTPEFAASESGCTVEMINEVAIKIGEAGSRLSTHTWRSASIGNLGGWSVSRALHFLNVVMGSVGAVGGTSPNTWSKFKPQFFDVPPGQKFWNELHFPKEYPLSFFEMSFLLPHFLKDGRGKMDVYFSRVFNPVWTYPDGFTWMEAFMDENMFANHIALTPTWNETAFFADYVLPMGHSAERHDINSYATHGGMWCAFRQPVLREAARREGKKVEFTYEVNPGEVWEEDEFWIELSWRIDKDGDLGIRKHFMSPYREGEKINIDEYYQYIFERIKGLPEAAKADGFSGAFAELEYMRKWGAFEIEKFSYMKNEHTLSAEDLAGSVTDEKTGVISKKGKDIGVMINETPYVGFPTPSRKNEFYSQTMVDWKWPEYAIPKYIKSHIHPDNLDKSKNEYCLVPNFRLPTLIHSRSGNAKWLVEISNRNPIWMHPQEANKFGFKTGDLVKIVTDIGFFVDKVWVTQSIKPGIVACSHHIGRWRRPQDKVGNRWATNTVGIENDGNGGWKMKTLQGIRPFQSADDDSSRVFWTDGGVHQNITHAVHPDPISGHHAWLQRIRIEVPGPDDKYGDIFVDTKKSFENYKEWLAMTRPAPGPNGLRRPLWINRSLRPNDLAYYFDNMDEKGGVKDEIWEKR, encoded by the coding sequence ATGGGTCACAAGAAACCTTCATTTATAGAAAAAATAGCTGAAAAGCTTAAGATCATTCCCGATCTGCACGGCGATTGGGGAACACCGGCCGACCGTCTGACGGAGGAAGGAGATCTGACCAATTTTCCGCCGCATGAGCAGTGGAACGATTGGGTAGAGTACGAAGCCAAATCATGGCCGTTACGCGATAAGAAACATTATTCCATCGTGCCGACGACCTGCTTCAACTGTGAGTCCGCCTGTGGGCTGACAGCATTTATTGACAAGGAAACCAATACCATCAGGAAGTTGGAGGGGAATCCTTATCATCCCGGCAGCAGAGGACGGAACTGTGCGAAAGGGCCGGCAACCATCAATCAGCTGACCGATCCTGACCGTATCCTTTACCCGCTGAAGCGCAAAGGAAAACGTGGGGACGGAGAATGGGAACGCATCACATGGGATCAGGCTTTGGATGAAATTGCAGGCAAAATACGCAAGGCACTCCAGGAAGGACGCCAGAACCAGGTGGCTTACCACGTGGGCCGTCCCGGTCACGAAGGCTATGCTGACCGCGTACTGAAAGCCTGGGGAATAGATGGCCACAACAGCCATACCAATATCTGTTCAGCAGGCGCCCGGACCGGTTATGCGTTGTGGTACGGACACGATCGTCCGTCACCGGATCATACCAATGCCAAGGTCATTCTGCTGATCTCTGCCCACCTGGAAAGCGGTCACTATTTTAACCCCCACGCACAAAGGATCATTGAAGGAAAAATGAAAGGTGCCAAACTGGTGACGATGGATCCTCGTTTGTCCAATACAGCGAGTATGTCTGATTACTGGATGCCTACCTATCCGGGGTCTGAAGTGGCCATTTTGCTGGCATGGATAAAGATCCTTTTAGTGGAAGGTTATTACAACCGGGCCTATATGGAAAAATGGGTCAATTGGGATGAATACCTCGAAAATGTACACCCTGAAGCGGAACGTACTTTTGATACTTTCATCGAAAAACTGATCGAGGAATACCAGGAATTTACGCCTGAGTTTGCCGCTTCAGAAAGTGGATGTACGGTTGAAATGATCAATGAAGTGGCCATTAAAATCGGTGAAGCCGGTAGCCGGCTCTCTACGCATACCTGGCGTTCTGCTTCTATCGGGAACCTCGGCGGATGGTCCGTTTCCCGGGCTTTGCACTTCCTCAACGTGGTGATGGGCAGTGTGGGGGCCGTTGGAGGTACCTCGCCTAATACCTGGAGTAAGTTTAAACCACAATTCTTTGATGTGCCTCCGGGACAGAAATTCTGGAACGAGCTGCATTTCCCTAAAGAATACCCCCTGTCATTCTTTGAAATGAGCTTCCTCTTGCCTCACTTCCTGAAAGATGGTCGCGGTAAAATGGATGTCTATTTCAGCCGCGTATTCAACCCGGTATGGACTTATCCCGACGGATTTACCTGGATGGAGGCCTTTATGGATGAAAATATGTTTGCCAACCATATTGCGCTGACGCCTACCTGGAACGAAACGGCTTTCTTTGCCGATTACGTACTTCCGATGGGTCATTCAGCCGAAAGGCACGACATCAACAGTTATGCAACTCACGGAGGGATGTGGTGTGCCTTTAGACAGCCGGTATTGAGAGAAGCTGCCCGAAGGGAAGGCAAAAAAGTTGAATTTACCTATGAAGTGAATCCGGGAGAAGTTTGGGAAGAAGATGAATTCTGGATCGAATTGTCATGGCGTATCGATAAAGACGGCGACCTGGGCATTCGTAAACACTTCATGTCTCCTTACCGTGAAGGCGAAAAGATCAATATCGACGAGTATTACCAGTATATTTTTGAGCGCATCAAAGGTTTGCCTGAAGCGGCTAAAGCAGATGGTTTTTCCGGAGCCTTTGCCGAGTTGGAATATATGCGTAAGTGGGGAGCCTTCGAAATCGAGAAGTTCTCCTATATGAAGAATGAGCATACCCTCTCTGCGGAGGACCTCGCGGGATCCGTTACGGATGAAAAAACAGGGGTGATCTCCAAAAAAGGAAAAGATATCGGGGTGATGATCAATGAAACACCTTATGTCGGATTCCCAACGCCTTCGCGTAAAAATGAATTTTACTCCCAAACGATGGTCGATTGGAAATGGCCCGAATATGCGATTCCTAAATACATTAAGAGCCATATTCACCCTGACAACCTCGACAAGTCGAAAAACGAGTATTGCCTGGTGCCGAATTTCAGGTTGCCGACCTTGATCCACTCCCGCTCCGGAAATGCAAAATGGCTGGTGGAAATTTCCAATAGAAACCCGATCTGGATGCACCCGCAGGAAGCCAATAAATTTGGTTTCAAAACCGGTGATCTGGTAAAAATAGTAACGGATATCGGTTTCTTCGTGGATAAGGTTTGGGTAACCCAGTCCATCAAACCGGGCATTGTCGCCTGTTCACACCATATCGGCCGGTGGAGAAGACCGCAAGATAAGGTAGGTAACCGGTGGGCCACCAATACCGTGGGCATCGAAAACGACGGCAATGGCGGATGGAAGATGAAAACCTTACAGGGCATTCGTCCGTTCCAAAGTGCTGATGACGATAGTTCAAGGGTTTTCTGGACCGATGGTGGTGTACATCAGAACATCACTCACGCCGTGCATCCCGATCCGATCAGCGGGCACCACGCCTGGTTGCAGCGCATCAGGATTGAAGTGCCCGGACCAGACGATAAATATGGGGACATTTTCGTAGACACGAAGAAATCCTTCGAAAACTACAAGGAATGGCTCGCCATGACCCGTCCGGCACCCGGCCCGAATGGCCTGCGTCGTCCGCTGTGGATCAACCGTTCGCTCAGGCCTAACGACCTGGCTTACTACTTCGACAATATGGACGAAAAAGGAGGCGTGAAGGACGAGATTTGGGAGAAGCGGTAA
- a CDS encoding four helix bundle protein — protein MIDRKQPSFDLEERTFEFAKNVRLILKLLSPTIANQEDSRQLVRSSGSAGANYIESVESLSQKDKLMRLKIVRKESKESFYWFRLIKESNDFEEDLWNDWNYLMDEADQLKKIFSKMILKLEENPK, from the coding sequence ATGATTGACAGAAAACAACCGAGTTTTGATCTTGAGGAAAGAACCTTTGAGTTTGCTAAAAATGTGAGGCTTATTTTGAAACTATTAAGTCCGACCATTGCGAACCAGGAGGATTCCAGACAACTGGTAAGGTCTTCAGGATCCGCAGGTGCGAATTACATTGAATCGGTGGAGTCGCTTAGTCAAAAAGATAAGCTGATGCGGTTGAAAATAGTTCGCAAAGAGTCAAAGGAGAGTTTTTATTGGTTCAGGCTTATTAAGGAATCCAATGATTTTGAAGAAGACCTCTGGAATGACTGGAATTACCTTATGGATGAAGCAGATCAATTGAAAAAAATCTTCTCCAAAATGATCCTAAAACTCGAAGAAAACCCAAAATGA
- the nrfD gene encoding polysulfide reductase NrfD, translating into MKYGFVIDNRKCIGCHACTTACKSEHDVAVGVNRTWVKYIEKGTFPDSRRLFSVMRCNHCTDAPCVEICPVESLFIRPDGIVDFDNRRCIACKSCMQACPYDALYIDPKTETAAKCNYCAHRVDIGLEPACVNVCPEHAIISGDMENPETEIAQLLARQQVSVRKGEKGTSPNLFYIDGDQASLQPSAASDDVSMWSSQTLGVGHYAKEAEKMAFTNPDVIDAIQKSNEENIDSGSTLLDVMRGKPRRAYQAPSKGIMWGWEVSGYVWTKAISAGSFLVLFIATLFNADMVSDTTYWWTLGLALFFLTATGALLVMDLDQPKRFLNVLLRPQWKSWLVKGGYSITIYGGLITLLGVLKYFSVDAFQAPLMWATAAIGVIVAIYTAFLFAQAKGRDFWQSPSLVIHMLVHSFMAGAAAFSILSLFADDNASWMEFLKVVLIAGILINFFTIVVEINITHPTSDAKRTVKMITKGMYKNMFWGGVMVFGNIVPLLILSFAEATPMVMAIAGIIVLIGIYLTEKIWVEAPQRISLS; encoded by the coding sequence ATGAAGTACGGTTTTGTTATTGACAATCGAAAATGCATTGGTTGTCATGCATGTACCACCGCTTGCAAATCAGAGCACGATGTGGCGGTGGGTGTAAACAGAACGTGGGTCAAGTACATTGAAAAAGGCACTTTTCCGGACTCCAGACGATTGTTTTCGGTAATGCGGTGTAATCATTGTACAGACGCACCTTGTGTTGAGATTTGCCCCGTGGAATCTCTTTTCATCCGTCCTGACGGAATTGTTGACTTTGACAACCGCAGATGTATTGCCTGTAAGTCCTGTATGCAGGCATGCCCTTACGATGCGCTTTACATCGATCCGAAAACCGAAACAGCGGCCAAGTGTAATTACTGTGCGCATCGGGTGGATATCGGGTTGGAGCCTGCCTGTGTAAATGTATGTCCGGAACATGCCATCATTTCCGGCGATATGGAAAACCCGGAAACGGAAATTGCACAATTACTTGCCAGACAGCAGGTTTCTGTCAGGAAGGGGGAAAAAGGAACCAGTCCGAACCTCTTTTATATCGATGGAGACCAGGCTTCCCTTCAGCCAAGTGCTGCATCGGATGACGTATCCATGTGGAGTTCACAGACCCTCGGAGTCGGGCATTATGCAAAAGAGGCCGAAAAAATGGCCTTTACCAATCCTGATGTGATCGATGCGATTCAAAAGAGTAATGAAGAGAACATCGATAGCGGAAGTACCTTACTTGATGTGATGCGTGGAAAACCAAGAAGAGCTTACCAGGCGCCCAGCAAGGGGATTATGTGGGGCTGGGAAGTTTCCGGTTACGTGTGGACCAAGGCGATTTCAGCCGGTTCATTCCTGGTGCTTTTTATCGCCACTTTGTTTAATGCTGATATGGTAAGTGATACCACCTACTGGTGGACTCTTGGACTGGCATTGTTCTTCCTGACCGCTACCGGAGCATTGCTTGTAATGGATCTCGATCAGCCTAAACGTTTCCTCAATGTTCTTTTACGTCCTCAATGGAAATCATGGCTGGTAAAAGGGGGATATTCCATCACCATTTACGGGGGGTTAATCACCCTGCTCGGTGTGTTGAAATATTTCTCCGTTGATGCTTTCCAGGCTCCTTTGATGTGGGCCACTGCGGCAATTGGCGTGATCGTTGCCATTTACACTGCTTTCCTTTTTGCCCAGGCAAAAGGTCGCGATTTCTGGCAAAGCCCTTCGCTTGTCATCCACATGCTGGTACACAGTTTTATGGCCGGTGCGGCAGCATTCAGCATCCTGAGTCTTTTTGCTGATGACAATGCTTCATGGATGGAATTCCTCAAAGTGGTCCTCATTGCCGGTATCCTGATCAATTTCTTCACTATCGTTGTAGAAATCAATATCACGCATCCGACTTCTGACGCCAAGCGCACCGTTAAGATGATCACCAAAGGCATGTACAAGAACATGTTCTGGGGTGGTGTGATGGTTTTTGGTAATATCGTTCCGTTGTTGATCCTGTCTTTCGCTGAAGCCACTCCAATGGTTATGGCCATAGCAGGCATCATCGTACTGATCGGCATTTACCTGACAGAGAAAATTTGGGTGGAAGCACCACAACGCATTTCGCTTTCTTAA
- a CDS encoding SH3 domain-containing protein — protein sequence MRTTFFIIALFFGNIISAQFNFTTVDTSHNVVISTNGLNMRSQPDLHSKKLIAVPFGEKVEIIDTVYYGRDTLGEHAFYYGGSEEISNIPIVGYWVKVSYGGKKGYMFNSFLGPGWTLKDHPKETSDYTIVLPEMQECNNVVDYNPLWHWYGLYNENGKPSLKKVDLSFFITYFDNVAWLFTSTDDNKNLKLVIGSKMPMNVGALQGAMYTYSEDNNSFFNWSEAGSFINEGLLKENNLRIRESFEEGTWSETELIVSGFGREQALNTSEEFPSGILCRADLDGDRKDDYLLYFGEFYAELKLFMSSSADLSRGELIHYETSFYFPDCY from the coding sequence ATGAGAACCACTTTTTTTATCATCGCACTTTTTTTCGGAAATATTATTTCTGCCCAATTCAATTTTACGACCGTGGATACCAGTCATAATGTGGTCATTTCCACCAACGGTCTCAACATGCGTTCGCAGCCGGATCTCCACTCCAAAAAACTGATTGCTGTTCCCTTTGGAGAAAAGGTTGAGATCATCGATACCGTGTATTACGGAAGAGATACTCTTGGTGAACATGCTTTTTATTATGGAGGCAGTGAGGAAATTTCCAACATTCCCATCGTTGGTTATTGGGTGAAAGTTAGTTATGGAGGAAAAAAAGGCTATATGTTTAATTCCTTCCTGGGCCCTGGATGGACATTGAAGGACCATCCAAAGGAAACTTCCGACTATACTATCGTTCTCCCGGAAATGCAGGAATGCAATAATGTGGTGGACTACAATCCTTTGTGGCACTGGTATGGGTTGTACAATGAAAATGGCAAACCGTCTTTGAAAAAAGTGGATCTCAGCTTCTTTATCACCTATTTCGACAATGTCGCCTGGCTCTTCACAAGCACGGATGACAACAAAAACCTGAAACTTGTGATAGGGAGTAAGATGCCTATGAATGTTGGAGCCCTTCAAGGCGCCATGTACACTTATTCGGAAGACAATAACAGCTTCTTCAATTGGAGTGAAGCCGGCAGTTTTATCAACGAGGGATTGCTAAAAGAAAACAACCTTAGGATCCGGGAATCCTTTGAGGAAGGCACCTGGTCGGAAACTGAATTGATCGTCTCCGGCTTCGGCCGGGAGCAGGCGCTCAATACCTCGGAGGAATTTCCTTCCGGCATCCTTTGTCGTGCCGATCTCGATGGCGACAGAAAAGATGATTACCTGCTCTATTTCGGGGAGTTTTATGCTGAATTGAAATTGTTCATGAGTTCATCTGCCGATTTATCCCGGGGTGAATTGATACACTATGAAACAAGTTTTTATTTCCCCGACTGCTATTAG